The following DNA comes from Tepidanaerobacter syntrophicus.
CGAGACCACTGAAAAACTAGCCTTTTTTATCCTGGTTTCATCAAAAAATATCAAAAACCAAGATTTGCTCTGGAAAATATAGGTTTTTTAAAAAACAAAATAAAAAAAGAGGATACTATTGCTGCTATCCTCTTTATATTTACCGCTATTGCGGCTAGTTTCGATTGTATGGACACGCTTAACAGACCGTATCCCCTTGCTCGATACAGCCCGTGAAATCGTTTAAGTTCGGCATTTTTGCCTTCGATAGAAGCTCTCTTTTTGTATTTTTCCTTAAACTCCTCGGTTTTTTGGTACTGCGATATTTCATAAAACTCCGGTGTATTTAAACCTACATTGAGAATTTTACGCGAACTTCTTTTGCAGCATTTATCGTGTATGGGGCATGCCTTGCACTGATTTATTTCAAAATAGTATTTGTAGGTTTCTTTTTTGTCTTTTTTAGATTTAAAATGCCTCCTTTTTTCTGTTATGTTGCCTTGGCTGCACTGCCACTGGTCGGAGTCTTTGTTATATGTAAATTCACTTTCATCGATTCTATAGACTGATTCGCTTACAGGTATATAGGCTTTTGCATTTATTTCTTTTATATCATCCAGTATGGGTTTTCTAAAATACGCTTTATCTGCATAAACTTCATCAATCCTTATGCCGGCTTTTTTTGTTTGTTCAAGCATTTCTTTTGTGTGGTTTCCGTCGGTATATGCTCCGTTCGCTGTTCTTACGCAAGTGATGATGCGTTCATCCGTTGTCATGGCAAACTCGGTTTTATAGCCGAAATAATTATGGTTTTTACTTTTATAGCCGACTCTTGCGTCTTCGTCTATTAGCGAACGCACTCCTTTTTGATTTATAAACTTAGGGTCGTCTAATATTTCCTTAGCTTTGTTTATTGCTTCCTTGGTCTTTTGTTCATTTGCGGATATATTTTCGTTTACTTTATCTATTACAGTCTCTAAGTATTCTTTCATTTCGGCCTTAGCCTCTTTATGATCTTCAATTTCCTTGTAGGCCGGCGCTTCGGGTATATCTTCTAAGGTTTTTCCCGTTTCCTCTGTATATGTTTTAATGATCTTTTTTCCTAAATGTTTCATTAACCGTTCAGGGGTTTTTTTAATGGTATTTGCTTGTATATGGGTAGTATCTATGCTTACGCTGCCTCCTTCTATGATTCCCTTTTCTACACATTGTCTTACGATTTCTGTTATGATTTCGTCTAAGGTTGATTCCTCCAAGCGATGGGTCCTGAATTTTGAAAGCAGGCTTTTATCCGGAAGGGCATCTTCAGGATTGAGGCCTAAAAAATACAGGTAGGCAAGGTTTAAGCTTGCTTCCTCTATTACTCTTTCATCCGAAAGGTTATATAGATGCTGCAAGAAAAGCAGCTTGCACATCATTTCCGGTTCTTTTGCAGGACGGCCAAACTCTTTGCAATAGCTGCCTTTTAGCAGTTCGTTGATAAAAGAAAAATCAACCACTGAATCTATCCTTTTTAGTATGTGATTTTCCGGAATTTTGTCGTACAGCAATGAATGAAAACTCAGTTGCTTTGGCTTAAGTCGAAGCATTAGAAAAACCCCTTTTGATTGGTATTTGATCATACTTATATTATACCATGAATAAGGGGTTTTTGGTACCTTAAAGCCAGACATTTCAAGGCTTTTAATCATTTTCTTGTGTTTAATTTTAGAATCAGATTTCTTTTATGGGGGGGACTTTTTCAGTGGTCTCGGACGGTTCTTTTGTGTTGTCAGACAACACAAAAGAACCGTCCCCCTGTGTTCACCCCTGTGTACCTTGTGTACCTTGCTTACAAGCCGATATCTTTTCGGTAATGCATGCCCTCAAAACGTATTTTTGATACAGATTCATAAGCTAATTTTCTTGCTTCATCAACATCTTTCCCTAAAGCGGTAACTCCAAGAACCCTGCCTCCTGCAGTAATAATTTTCCTGTCTTTTTCTGCTGTTCCGGCATGAAAAACTATGCTTCCGTTCTTTTCGGCATCGTCTAAACCACTTATAACTTTACCTGTTTCATAATGGCCCGGATATCCGCCGGAGGCAATTACTACGCATACTGCAACTTCGCTTTTCCATTCTATTTTCGCATTCGTTAGATCGCCATCTATTACAGCCTGCATAACTTCCACCAAATCAGTTTTAAGTCTTGGAATTACAACTTGAGCTTCCGGATCGCCGAAGCGGCAGTTATATTCAAGAACTTTAGGGCCGTTTTTTGTAATCATGAGACCGGTATATAGAACTCCTTGAAAAGGAGCTCCTTCGCTAGCCATTGCATCAATTGTCCGCTGTATTATATCGCGTTCTACTATTTTTGCTATTTCGGGAGTATATGCAGGGGCAGGGGAAACTGCCCCCATGCCGCCTGTATTTGGCCCTTTATTATTGTCAAAGACTCTTTTGTGGTCTCTACTGCTTACCATAGGCACCGCTCTTTTTCCGTCGCAAAAAGCCAACACTGTTACTTCGGGCCCCTCTAAATATTCTTCAAGAACTATGCAGGAGCCGGATTTGCCAAAGGCTTTATCTATCATCATGGTTTTTACCGCTTCTTTGGCAGTGCTTCTGTCAGGAGCGATTATGACTCCTTTGCCTGCAGCTAAACCATCAGCCTTTACTACAATCGGCATCGGAGCAGTGTCAATATAGGATATGGCATCATTTGGATCCTTGAAAACCTTGTAATCTGCTGTTGGTATATTATACTTTTTCATCAAGTTTTTAGAAAATATTTTGCTTCCTTCTATTTGAGCTGCAGCTTTGTCGGGACCAAAAACAGTCAATCCTCTGTTTTTGAATTCATCTACAATCCCTGCTACAAGCGGCGCTTCCGGCCCTACAACGGTAAGATCTATGTTATTTTTCTTTGCAAACTCAGCAAGTCCTGGTATGTCTTCTGCAGCTATATTTACACATGTTGCCAATCGGCCGATACCGGGGTTTCCGGGCGCAGCATATATTTCGTCAATTTGGGGGCTTTTGGCAAGTTTCCACACAATCGCGTGTTCTCTGCCTCCTCCTCCCACCACTAGGACTTTC
Coding sequences within:
- a CDS encoding IS1182 family transposase gives rise to the protein MLRLKPKQLSFHSLLYDKIPENHILKRIDSVVDFSFINELLKGSYCKEFGRPAKEPEMMCKLLFLQHLYNLSDERVIEEASLNLAYLYFLGLNPEDALPDKSLLSKFRTHRLEESTLDEIITEIVRQCVEKGIIEGGSVSIDTTHIQANTIKKTPERLMKHLGKKIIKTYTEETGKTLEDIPEAPAYKEIEDHKEAKAEMKEYLETVIDKVNENISANEQKTKEAINKAKEILDDPKFINQKGVRSLIDEDARVGYKSKNHNYFGYKTEFAMTTDERIITCVRTANGAYTDGNHTKEMLEQTKKAGIRIDEVYADKAYFRKPILDDIKEINAKAYIPVSESVYRIDESEFTYNKDSDQWQCSQGNITEKRRHFKSKKDKKETYKYYFEINQCKACPIHDKCCKRSSRKILNVGLNTPEFYEISQYQKTEEFKEKYKKRASIEGKNAELKRFHGLYRARGYGLLSVSIQSKLAAIAVNIKRIAAIVSSFFILFFKKPIFSRANLGF
- the purD gene encoding phosphoribosylamine--glycine ligase, with translation MKVLVVGGGGREHAIVWKLAKSPQIDEIYAAPGNPGIGRLATCVNIAAEDIPGLAEFAKKNNIDLTVVGPEAPLVAGIVDEFKNRGLTVFGPDKAAAQIEGSKIFSKNLMKKYNIPTADYKVFKDPNDAISYIDTAPMPIVVKADGLAAGKGVIIAPDRSTAKEAVKTMMIDKAFGKSGSCIVLEEYLEGPEVTVLAFCDGKRAVPMVSSRDHKRVFDNNKGPNTGGMGAVSPAPAYTPEIAKIVERDIIQRTIDAMASEGAPFQGVLYTGLMITKNGPKVLEYNCRFGDPEAQVVIPRLKTDLVEVMQAVIDGDLTNAKIEWKSEVAVCVVIASGGYPGHYETGKVISGLDDAEKNGSIVFHAGTAEKDRKIITAGGRVLGVTALGKDVDEARKLAYESVSKIRFEGMHYRKDIGL